The Streptomyces sp. NBC_00510 genomic interval ACCGGAGGGACCGGCCCGGCGGCACCATATGCACATGGTGTGGCAGCGGAGAACCGGCGCGGCCACTGCCCGAGCGCAGAAAGCGCTGCGCACACGGACGCGGGGAGCACCATGAGCCAGGTTCCGATCGACGCACGGTCGTTGTCGGTCCAGTCCGTCCAGGAACCGCGCCGTTCCGCACGGCTGCTGGGCGACATGCGGGACGCCGCACTCGGCGGCGGATCGGGTGGCACGGTGCCCAGACCGGTGATCCAGGACTCCTGGCGGCGCGCCCTGGACCTCGGTGTCGACCCGGACAACGGCAGCCACGCCGGCATGCTGACCGCCGACGAGATCGAGGTGCGCAGGCGCCGCACCCCGCTGAACGACGTGATGTCCGCGCTGCGCGACGGCCTGGTCTCGGTCGCCGACGAGGCCCGGCACATCATGGTGGTCACCGACCCCGAGGGCCGGGTGCTGTGGCGGGACGGCAGCCTGGCCGTCCGCAGGAGCGCGGACCGGCTCGGCTTCGCCGAGGGCGCCTCGTGGTCGGAGGAGGCCGTCGGCACCAACGCGATCGGCACCGCCCTGGTCACCGGGCGGCCGGTGCAGGTGCACTCCTCGGAGCACTTCGTCCGGGTGCACCACCAGTGGACCTGTGCCGCGGCCCCGCTCATCGACCCGCGGGACGGCCGGCTGCTGGGCGCGGTGGACGTCAGCGGGCCCGCGGCCGGGATGCACCCCGCGATGCTGTCCCTGGTGACCGCGGTGACCAAGGTCGCCGAGGCCGAACTGCGCAGCCTGCACTGGGCGGCCGTGGACCGGCTGCGCTCGGTCTCCGCCCCGCTGCTCGCCCGGATGCCGGGCCGGGCGGCGGTCGTCGACCCCAACGGCTGGACGGCGGCGGTGACCGGGATGCCGCCGGTGGAGCGGATCACGCTGCCCGCCGCGCCGAGCGCCGGACGTACGTGGGTGCCCGCGCTGGGCACCTGCACCCTGGAGCCGCTGCCGGGCGGCTGGCTGGTGCGGGTCGCCACGCCGGAGGAGGAGGTGCCCGGGGCCGGGCACGTGGTGCTGGACCTCGGCCGTCCCCGCACGTGGACGGTGAACGTCTCCGGTGCGGCCGGCGGCTGGTCGCAGGAGCTCAGCCCGCGCCACGCCGAACTGCTCTTCGTGCTGGCCCTGCACCGGGACGGCCGCACCGCCGCGGAACTGGCCGGCGACCTGTTCGGCGACCCCTCCCGCACGGTGACGGTGCGCGCCGAGATGTCCCGCCTGCGCCGCACCCTGGCCGGGGTGCTCGACCACCGCCCCTACCGCTTCGCGGACGGCGTCGAGGTCGAGGTGGTCCGCCCCGCCCACCCCGCTGACCTGCTGCCGCACTCGACGGCGCCGGCGGTGCGCGGAGCGCGCTTCGGGGAGTGAGGCCGCGACCCGGACGGGCCGCGGCAGCGAGCCGGGAACCCGCCGGGCCCGCGAGGCCGCAGAATGTGGCGCATGAGCACTAGCGTCACGGTGACCACGTGGTCACTGGAGCAGACCTCCCACGCCGATCTGCGGCCCTCCCTGGAGCCGGACCCCGCGACGTCGGGCATCCGCATCGCGCGGGCCGAGGTGCCGTCCCCGGAGTTCAGCCGCTTCCTCTACACGTCGGTGGGCGCGGACTGCGCCTGGACGGACCGCCTGCCGTGGTCCTACGAGCAGTGGCGGGCCTTCCTGGAGCGCCCGGGCGTGGAGACCTGGGTGGCGTACGACCGGGACACCCCGGCCGGCTACATCGAACTGGACCCGCAGGACGACGGCCAGGTCGAGATCGCGTACTTCGGGCTGCTGCCCGCCTTCCGGGGGCGGCGGATCGGCGGGCACCTGCTGTCCGTCGGCATCGCCCGCGCCTGGGACCTGGCGGAGCGCCGGCCGGACCGCACCCCGACGAAGCGGGTGTGGGTGCACACCTGCAGCCTGGACGGGCCGCACGCGCTGGCCAACTACGAGAACCGCGGCTTCCGCATCTTCCGCACCGAGACGGGGGAAGAGGAGGAGAGGCCCGTCACCGGGCCCTGGCCCGGAGCCCGGTAGGGACCGGCGGACGGGAAGGGGCGGGCATGGACGTCGTCGGGGTCGGGGCGCTCAACCTGGACCTCATCACGGGCGCGTCCGCCCTGAACGGCGGCCCGGTGCTGGCCCGGCTCGGCGCGCACATGCGGCTGCGCCCGCCGCCGGAGAGCGGCGGCGAACGCATGGTCGACGAGCCCGCCGTCCGCGCCGGCCTGGAGTGGCTGCGGGCCGAGGGGGTGCCGCTCACGCCGGAACCGGGCGGCTCGGCCTTCAACACCCTCCATGCGCTGGGCCGTCTGGGCCGCGGGCTGCGGCTCGGGTACGTGGGCGTGGCGGGCCGCGACCCGCTGGGCGCGGCCGGCCCCCTCGCCGTCCTGGACGGTCTCGGCATCGACCGGCGGCTGGTGGCCCGGGACCCGGACCGGCTGTGCGGGATCTGCCTGTCCGTGCACGACGGCGGGGAGCGCACGCTGCTGACCCACACCGGGGCGAACACGCGGATCGCCGCCCATGTGCGGGAGCGGTTCGAGGAGATCGCCGGCTACCTGGCGGCGGCGCGGGCGGTGCACGTCACCTCGTTCCTGGATCCGGACGGCGGCGCGGTGCTGCACCGGCTGCTGGTGGAGGTGCGGCGGCGTTCGCCGGGGACGCTGATCAGCTTCGACCCGGGGCACGTCTGGTCGGCGGAGCCGACCGCCGATGTGCTGGCCATGGCGGCGATGAGCGACTACCTGCTGGTCAACGGGCGGGAGTTCGAGCGGCTGGGCCGGGTGCGGACCCGGGCGGAGGGCGCGGCCGTGGTGAAGTACCCGGACCGGGTGGAGGTGCACCGGCCCGGCACCGTGGAGCGCTACGCGCACCGGCCGCTCCCCGACCGCGAGGTGGAGGACGCGACGGGGGCGGGCGACGTCTTCGCGGCGGGGCTGCTGGCGGCGCTGGTCGCGGACCGCGCCCCGCTCGGTGCGGGGGTGCGGCTGGGTTCGGCGCTGGCGGGCCACAAGCTGCGTCATGTGGGGACCCGCGGGCACGGTGGGTTCCGGGCCATCGCGGCCGATTTCCTGCGCCCGGCGAGTCCTGTCAGGTGACGGACAATCCGTGCATCTCGCCATGCGGGATGAAGGCGTCCACATGGTGGATAACGGTGGACTGGCCCGAGATCCGCGTGACACGCTTTCGACATGTCTCGCACTGGAATCGCCTTGGTAGGTCGGCTGCACGTCGACCTCGGACGCATGTCCAGCGCCATCTGTCAGGCGTGCTGAGCACTCGCCGCCGTCCCGTCCAGGACTGACCCGGCCGTCCCCGGCCTCGCGGGCGCAACCACGCGCCAACGCCCCGCACCGTTCGTAGTGCTGTGGCGTATCCGCAGGCCAAGGGGACTCTTCGCGCTACGACCGACTCTGTCCAGCCTGCCAGAAGGACCGCATCGCCATGGCTTCCACCCCTGACCAGCCGAACGCCGCCGCGCCGCGCCGCAAGGTGAGCCGCCACCGCGGCGAGGGCCAGTGGGCGGTCGGCCACATGACGCCGCTCAACGCCAACGAGCAGTTCAAGCGGGACGACGACGGTCTCAACGTGCGGACACGCATTGAGACGATCTACCGGTACCGCGGCTTCGACGCGATCGACGGCGCGGACCTGCGCGGCCGCATGCGCTGGTGGGGTCTGTACACCCAGCGCAAGCCCGGGATCGACGGCGGCAAGACCGCGATCCTGGAGCCGGAGGAGCTGGACGACAAGTACTTCATGCTCCGGGTCCGCATCGACGGCGGCCGGCTCACCACCGAGCAGCTGCGCGTCATCGGCGAGGTCTCCCAGGAGTTCGCCCGCGGCACCGCCGACATCACCGACCGGCAGAACATCCAGCTGCACTGGATCCGCATCGAGGACGTCGCCGAGATCTGGCAGCGCCTGGAGGCCGTGGGCCTGTCCACCACCGAGGCGTGCGGCGACACCCCGCGGGTCATCCTCGGCTCCCCCGTCGCCGGGATCGCCGAGGACGAGATCCTCGACGGCACCTGGGCCGTGGACGAGGCCCACCGCCGCATCGTCGGCAACAAGGAGTTCTCCAACCTCCCCCGCAAGTTCAAGTCGGCGATCTCCGGCTCCCCGCTGCTGGACGTGGCCCACGAGATCAACGACGTCGCCTTCGTCGGCGTCCGCCACCCCGAGCACGGGCCGGGCTTCGACGTGTGGGTCGGCGGCGGTCTGTCCACCAACCCCAAGATCGGCGTCCGGCTGGGCGCGTGGGTGCCGCTGGAGGAGGTCCCGGACGTCTTCGAGGGCGTCATCTCGATCTTCCGCGACTACGGCTACCGGCGGCTGCGGACCCGCGCCCGGCTGAAGTTCCTGGTCGCCGACTGGGGCGCGGAGAAGTTCCGCCAGGTGCTGGAGGACGAGTACCTGGGGCGCGAGCTGGCCGACGGCCCCGCCCCCGACCAGCCGGTCCAGCAGTGGCGGGACCACGTGGGCGTGCACCGCCAGAAGGACGGCCGCTACTACGTCGGCTTCGCGCCGCGCGTCGGCCGGGTGGACGGCACCACGCTCAGCAAGATCGCCGAGCTGGCGGAGGCGCACGGCTCCGGCCGGCTGCGGACCACCGTCGAGCAGAAGATGATCGTGCTGGACGTCGAGCAGGACCGGGTCGACTCCCTCGTCTCGGGTCTGGAGGCGCTGGACCTGCAGGTGAGGCCCTCCCCGTTCCGCCGCGGCACGATGGCCTGCACCGGCATCGAGTTCTGCAAGCTGGCCATCGTCGAGACCAAGGCGCGCGGCTCCTCACTGATCGACGAACTCGAGCGCCGGCTCCCGGAGTTCGAGGAGCCGATCACGATCAACATCAACGGCTGCCCGAACGCCTGCGCCCGGATCCAGGTCGCCGACATCGGCCTCAAGGGCCAGCTCGTGCTGGACGACGAGGGCAACCAGGTGGAGGGCTACCAGGTGCACCTGGGCGGCGCACTGGGCCTGGAGGCCGGCTTCGGCCGCAAGGTCCGGGGGCTGAAGGTCACCGCGGACGAGCTGCCCGACTACGTCGAGCGCGTCCTGAAGCGCTTCCAGGCCGAGCGTACGGACGGCGAGCGCTTCGCGCAGTGGGTGACGCGGGCGAGCGAGGAGGCGCTGTCGTGAGCGAACGCGCCGCACCGTTCTACTGCCCCTACTGCGGGGACGAGGACCTGCACCCCGCGGAGCAGGGCCACGGCGCCTGGGAGTGCCGGTCGTGCAACCGCGCGTTCCAGCTGAAGTTCCTGGGCCTGCTGGCCCGGGGGCTGCGGACCGAGCACCGTGAGGGAGGCCCTTCGTGACCACCGCGCAGCAGCACACCGCGGACGAACTGCGGGCGCTGGCCGAGCAGGCGGGCCGGGACCTGGAGGACGCCACCGCGCTCGACGTCCTGCGCTGGGCCACCGGCACCTTCGGGTCCCGGTTCTGCGTCACCTCCTCGATGGAGGACGCGGTCGTGGCGCACCTGGCCTCGCGCGTCGCCCCGGGTGTCGACGTCGTCTTCCTCGACACCGGTTACCACTTCCCGGAGACCATCGGCACCCGTGACGCGGTCGCCGCCGTCATGGACGTGCAGCTCATCACGCTGACCCCGCGTCA includes:
- a CDS encoding GAF domain-containing protein — encoded protein: MSQVPIDARSLSVQSVQEPRRSARLLGDMRDAALGGGSGGTVPRPVIQDSWRRALDLGVDPDNGSHAGMLTADEIEVRRRRTPLNDVMSALRDGLVSVADEARHIMVVTDPEGRVLWRDGSLAVRRSADRLGFAEGASWSEEAVGTNAIGTALVTGRPVQVHSSEHFVRVHHQWTCAAAPLIDPRDGRLLGAVDVSGPAAGMHPAMLSLVTAVTKVAEAELRSLHWAAVDRLRSVSAPLLARMPGRAAVVDPNGWTAAVTGMPPVERITLPAAPSAGRTWVPALGTCTLEPLPGGWLVRVATPEEEVPGAGHVVLDLGRPRTWTVNVSGAAGGWSQELSPRHAELLFVLALHRDGRTAAELAGDLFGDPSRTVTVRAEMSRLRRTLAGVLDHRPYRFADGVEVEVVRPAHPADLLPHSTAPAVRGARFGE
- a CDS encoding GNAT family N-acetyltransferase encodes the protein MSTSVTVTTWSLEQTSHADLRPSLEPDPATSGIRIARAEVPSPEFSRFLYTSVGADCAWTDRLPWSYEQWRAFLERPGVETWVAYDRDTPAGYIELDPQDDGQVEIAYFGLLPAFRGRRIGGHLLSVGIARAWDLAERRPDRTPTKRVWVHTCSLDGPHALANYENRGFRIFRTETGEEEERPVTGPWPGAR
- a CDS encoding PfkB family carbohydrate kinase, whose amino-acid sequence is MDVVGVGALNLDLITGASALNGGPVLARLGAHMRLRPPPESGGERMVDEPAVRAGLEWLRAEGVPLTPEPGGSAFNTLHALGRLGRGLRLGYVGVAGRDPLGAAGPLAVLDGLGIDRRLVARDPDRLCGICLSVHDGGERTLLTHTGANTRIAAHVRERFEEIAGYLAAARAVHVTSFLDPDGGAVLHRLLVEVRRRSPGTLISFDPGHVWSAEPTADVLAMAAMSDYLLVNGREFERLGRVRTRAEGAAVVKYPDRVEVHRPGTVERYAHRPLPDREVEDATGAGDVFAAGLLAALVADRAPLGAGVRLGSALAGHKLRHVGTRGHGGFRAIAADFLRPASPVR
- a CDS encoding nitrite/sulfite reductase, yielding MASTPDQPNAAAPRRKVSRHRGEGQWAVGHMTPLNANEQFKRDDDGLNVRTRIETIYRYRGFDAIDGADLRGRMRWWGLYTQRKPGIDGGKTAILEPEELDDKYFMLRVRIDGGRLTTEQLRVIGEVSQEFARGTADITDRQNIQLHWIRIEDVAEIWQRLEAVGLSTTEACGDTPRVILGSPVAGIAEDEILDGTWAVDEAHRRIVGNKEFSNLPRKFKSAISGSPLLDVAHEINDVAFVGVRHPEHGPGFDVWVGGGLSTNPKIGVRLGAWVPLEEVPDVFEGVISIFRDYGYRRLRTRARLKFLVADWGAEKFRQVLEDEYLGRELADGPAPDQPVQQWRDHVGVHRQKDGRYYVGFAPRVGRVDGTTLSKIAELAEAHGSGRLRTTVEQKMIVLDVEQDRVDSLVSGLEALDLQVRPSPFRRGTMACTGIEFCKLAIVETKARGSSLIDELERRLPEFEEPITININGCPNACARIQVADIGLKGQLVLDDEGNQVEGYQVHLGGALGLEAGFGRKVRGLKVTADELPDYVERVLKRFQAERTDGERFAQWVTRASEEALS
- a CDS encoding DpnI domain-containing protein, which encodes MSERAAPFYCPYCGDEDLHPAEQGHGAWECRSCNRAFQLKFLGLLARGLRTEHREGGPS